A genomic region of Coriobacteriaceae bacterium contains the following coding sequences:
- a CDS encoding response regulator transcription factor: MPTVYIVEDDTTLRDELARLLELNGYETRTCSDFSRAATDIVAAGPDCVILDLGLPGADGQSICRDIRREADMPIIILTAKSDEFTEVMSLNLGAHDFIAKPYRPAVLLARIASLVKRHASASAEASTITHNGVTLDLGTSEVRYQGQSAELTRNEQRILALLMRNAGTIISRQEIMCDLWESDAFVDDNTLTVNINRLRKTLGSIGIADDFLQTRRSLGYVIAA; this comes from the coding sequence ATGCCTACCGTGTACATCGTCGAAGACGACACCACCTTGCGTGACGAGCTCGCGCGCCTGCTCGAGCTCAACGGCTACGAGACGCGCACGTGCTCGGATTTCTCCCGCGCGGCAACCGACATCGTCGCCGCAGGCCCCGATTGCGTCATCTTGGACCTTGGCTTGCCGGGCGCCGATGGGCAATCGATTTGCCGTGACATCCGCAGGGAGGCCGACATGCCCATCATCATCCTCACGGCAAAGAGCGATGAGTTCACCGAGGTCATGTCGCTCAACTTGGGTGCGCATGACTTCATCGCCAAGCCATACCGTCCGGCAGTGCTGCTTGCCCGCATCGCCTCGCTCGTCAAGCGCCATGCGTCTGCATCGGCCGAGGCAAGCACCATCACGCATAATGGCGTCACGCTTGACCTGGGCACATCCGAGGTTCGCTACCAGGGGCAGTCGGCCGAGCTCACGAGAAACGAGCAGCGCATCCTCGCCCTGCTCATGCGCAATGCCGGCACCATCATCTCGCGCCAGGAGATCATGTGCGACCTGTGGGAATCCGATGCGTTCGTCGATGACAACACGCTCACGGTCAACATCAATCGCCTACGCAAGACGCTCGGAAGCATCGGCATTGCCGACGATTTCCTGCAGACACGCCGCTCCCTCGGCTATGTGATCGCGGCGTGA
- a CDS encoding sensor histidine kinase, translating to MQYQDTARFTPISFVRDKALALTLALVTIAFVTSLLVILGTTTDAILLIDLTLVAVLFLAFALEYRRRARFWKSIEEALESLDKTRYFDELVCEPTFLEGKIALDMARSIAEQATHEGNELRMQSHDRAQYTELWVHEVKTPLAAARLLLDKMHGEDASKLKLELERVEHLVEQALFTARSDTLVNDYVIREIVLGDAVGEACKANMRYLTSCGVAIDIHIDPQSTVVADKAWLAFILTQLIINAAKYDATTIIFEAYENDKEGPHACTVLEVRDDGCGIPAADVPRVFDRGFTGEVGRAHGSATGMGLYLVARMCAQMGLGIMLASEEGVGTRVQLSFPHDRRRMHVSL from the coding sequence ATGCAGTATCAAGACACAGCCCGGTTCACGCCAATCAGCTTCGTGCGCGACAAGGCGCTCGCCCTGACGCTCGCGCTTGTCACCATCGCCTTCGTCACCTCCTTGCTCGTCATACTCGGCACGACCACCGATGCGATTCTCCTCATCGACCTCACGCTCGTAGCAGTTCTGTTCCTGGCGTTTGCCCTGGAATACCGACGGCGCGCACGGTTCTGGAAGAGCATCGAAGAGGCGCTGGAATCGCTCGACAAGACGCGCTACTTCGATGAGCTCGTCTGCGAGCCCACGTTCCTGGAAGGGAAAATCGCACTCGACATGGCGCGCTCGATTGCAGAACAGGCAACGCATGAGGGCAACGAGCTCAGGATGCAGAGCCACGACCGCGCCCAGTACACCGAGCTCTGGGTACACGAGGTCAAGACGCCGCTGGCTGCCGCACGGCTGCTCCTCGACAAGATGCACGGCGAGGACGCAAGCAAGCTCAAGCTCGAACTCGAACGCGTCGAGCACCTCGTCGAGCAGGCACTCTTCACCGCGCGCTCGGACACGCTCGTAAACGACTACGTCATCCGCGAAATCGTGCTTGGCGATGCGGTGGGCGAGGCATGCAAAGCGAACATGCGCTACCTCACGTCATGTGGCGTTGCCATCGATATCCACATCGATCCGCAGAGCACGGTCGTGGCCGACAAGGCCTGGCTTGCATTCATCCTCACCCAGCTCATCATCAACGCCGCGAAGTACGACGCCACCACCATCATCTTCGAGGCCTACGAAAACGACAAGGAAGGCCCGCACGCCTGCACGGTACTCGAGGTGCGCGACGACGGCTGCGGCATTCCCGCCGCCGACGTTCCCCGCGTCTTCGACCGCGGATTTACGGGCGAGGTCGGTCGCGCCCACGGCTCGGCAACCGGCATGGGGCTCTACCTCGTCGCTCGCATGTGCGCGCAGATGGGGCTCGGCATCATGCTCGCGAGCGAAGAGGGCGTGGGCACGCGCGTGCAGCTCAGCTTTCCCCACGATCGCCGCCGCATGCACGTATCGCTGTGA
- a CDS encoding radical SAM protein, with the protein MRPMEFAKRTAANKAIDYFMEDPVPRIESMMTKIDKMLPDALFPSQRKAFAKAIEERNNWYQLLCRIDELDPEVATGMLKCFLTEANLIAWDKQEKSREKYQCNVPWAVLLDPTSACNLHCTGCWAAEYGHKLNLSYEDIDSIINQANELGTHVFIYTGGEPLVRKADLIRLCDAHPDSAFLCFTNATLIDRDFVEEVARVKNFIPIISAEGSEETTDARRGEGTYQKIDKAMDLLKARGIPFGVSICYTSQNADAVCTEEYYDWLIDKGVFFAWIFTYMPVGRDSPAELMPSPQQREMLYDFNHAMRHEKPLLTLDFQNDGEFVGGCIAGGRRYLHINANGDVEPCVFIHYSNVNIHDVSLLDALRSPLFMGYYHGQPFNDNHLRPCPMLENPECIEKLVEDSGAHSTDLVQEETVYELTAKTRPMAQRWAPVAERIWTDPGDERASERHRDDLGQATSDLKKFERDGRVVRSAFDEERDLRSVAEREQEMDCKLREITESEKVLV; encoded by the coding sequence ATGAGACCAATGGAATTCGCAAAGAGGACGGCGGCCAACAAGGCCATCGACTACTTCATGGAAGACCCCGTTCCGCGTATCGAGAGCATGATGACGAAAATCGACAAAATGCTTCCGGACGCGCTGTTTCCCTCACAGCGCAAAGCGTTTGCCAAGGCCATCGAGGAGCGCAACAACTGGTATCAGCTCTTGTGCCGTATCGACGAGCTTGACCCCGAGGTCGCCACGGGCATGCTCAAGTGCTTCCTGACCGAGGCGAATCTCATCGCCTGGGACAAGCAGGAGAAGTCACGTGAGAAGTACCAGTGCAACGTGCCCTGGGCCGTCTTGCTTGACCCAACGAGCGCCTGCAACCTTCACTGCACGGGGTGCTGGGCAGCCGAGTACGGCCACAAGCTCAACCTGAGCTACGAAGACATCGACTCCATCATCAATCAGGCCAACGAGCTTGGTACGCACGTCTTCATCTATACGGGTGGCGAGCCTCTCGTACGCAAGGCAGACCTCATCAGGCTCTGCGACGCTCATCCTGACTCCGCCTTCCTCTGCTTCACCAACGCCACGCTGATTGATCGGGATTTCGTCGAGGAAGTCGCCCGCGTGAAGAACTTCATTCCGATCATCTCAGCCGAGGGCAGCGAAGAGACCACCGACGCGCGTCGTGGCGAGGGCACCTACCAGAAGATCGACAAGGCCATGGACCTACTCAAGGCACGCGGCATTCCCTTTGGCGTCTCCATTTGCTATACGAGCCAGAACGCCGATGCGGTCTGCACCGAGGAGTACTACGATTGGCTTATCGACAAGGGCGTGTTCTTCGCCTGGATTTTCACCTACATGCCCGTGGGCAGGGATTCCCCGGCCGAGCTTATGCCGAGCCCTCAGCAACGCGAGATGCTCTATGACTTCAACCATGCGATGCGGCACGAGAAGCCACTGCTTACCCTCGATTTCCAGAACGATGGCGAGTTTGTGGGCGGCTGCATTGCCGGTGGTCGCCGCTATCTCCATATCAACGCCAACGGCGATGTGGAGCCTTGCGTGTTCATTCACTACTCGAATGTCAACATCCACGACGTGAGCTTGCTTGACGCCCTGCGCTCGCCGTTGTTCATGGGTTATTACCATGGTCAGCCCTTCAACGACAATCATCTGCGCCCCTGCCCGATGCTGGAGAATCCCGAGTGCATCGAGAAGCTCGTGGAGGATTCGGGTGCGCATTCGACTGACCTTGTCCAGGAGGAGACGGTCTACGAGCTCACTGCCAAGACACGTCCCATGGCACAGCGCTGGGCGCCTGTCGCCGAGCGCATCTGGACCGACCCGGGCGATGAGCGCGCTTCCGAGCGTCATCGCGATGATTTGGGCCAGGCAACATCCGATCTCAAGAAGTTCGAGCGCGACGGCCGCGTGGTGCGTAGCGCCTTTGACGAGGAGCGCGACCTACGCAGTGTCGCCGAGCGCGAGCAGGAGATGGATTGCAAACTGCGTGAAATTACCGAAAGCGAGAAGGTGCTCGTCTAG
- a CDS encoding TetR/AcrR family transcriptional regulator: protein MAAPRKDEERLRLYAAALKLFGEKGYAATSYQDIADACDTSKSVVQHYYPHKEMFLVLYLDEHFAWVRETAQKLCPSHTSAIQLLCMMGFVHLDRLVAEEKGSPLIQDLLGFRTFIEGVVMRERDWIVAHWPDAIDKQYLGDCLVVALNGAYGLLSIASLEGRIVTPEYVMRLSFAPFAISQGLSPEYVENVIEECSVLQVIQ, encoded by the coding sequence ATGGCAGCACCAAGGAAGGACGAGGAGCGTCTGCGCCTTTACGCTGCGGCCTTGAAGCTGTTTGGCGAGAAGGGCTATGCCGCCACGTCCTATCAGGACATAGCCGATGCATGCGATACGAGCAAGTCGGTCGTGCAACATTACTACCCGCACAAGGAGATGTTCCTCGTCCTCTACCTTGACGAGCATTTTGCCTGGGTGCGCGAGACCGCGCAGAAGCTCTGTCCTTCGCATACGAGCGCCATCCAGCTGCTGTGCATGATGGGCTTTGTTCACCTCGACAGGCTCGTCGCGGAAGAGAAGGGCTCTCCGCTCATCCAGGATCTTCTGGGCTTCCGCACGTTCATCGAGGGTGTGGTCATGCGCGAGCGTGACTGGATCGTCGCGCATTGGCCCGATGCCATCGACAAGCAATATCTGGGCGATTGCCTCGTCGTCGCCCTCAACGGTGCCTACGGCCTGCTTTCCATCGCATCGCTCGAAGGCCGCATCGTGACGCCGGAATACGTCATGCGTCTATCCTTCGCTCCCTTCGCCATATCGCAGGGTCTGAGCCCTGAATACGTAGAGAACGTTATCGAGGAATGCAGCGTGCTGCAGGTAATACAGTAG
- a CDS encoding chloride channel protein, with amino-acid sequence MHHKIDKVELLKHLAFIVCVGIISACVSIILCLCVNFAYHINQTYAWTLFLLPLLGVLSLALYKVFKLPYDYSTDTLVDQMRENDVVSPTLAPGIIIGTCLSILGGGAVGKESSAFQAGASVSETLGRAFKLKNCFIDKQDRELYGYAALMGMSATFSALFFAPLGAVFMVLELTRFRNLSLPRFIAMIVSAFIAASIAYPFGIGDIIPHVTVLDMTPELALYTGIVGIVCGILGGVFGRALRFTRKLLKAHFNKPYVTVIVSSLVIVCLVYAFGLYDFEGSGMNLLKHALAGSIGTYDFAIKAGLVFMALAFGLKGGEIMPTLAIGGLMGCSVGQLIGIDAAFAGALGVITFYVGMSRCPIAGFFLGCEVFGWGIAPFLTIGVICALVGNRDYGYYGHGLLSKAHRQLAARHAAASAGTPNDAAEQRSPEK; translated from the coding sequence ATGCATCACAAGATCGACAAGGTTGAGCTTCTTAAGCATCTTGCCTTCATCGTCTGCGTCGGCATCATTTCGGCCTGCGTTTCGATTATCTTGTGTCTGTGCGTCAACTTCGCCTATCACATTAACCAGACCTATGCCTGGACGCTCTTCCTCCTGCCGCTACTCGGCGTTCTTTCGCTCGCCCTCTACAAGGTGTTCAAGCTTCCCTACGATTACTCGACCGACACCCTCGTCGATCAGATGCGCGAAAACGACGTGGTCTCGCCTACGCTTGCGCCGGGCATCATCATCGGCACCTGCCTCAGCATCCTGGGTGGCGGCGCCGTCGGCAAGGAGTCGAGCGCCTTTCAGGCGGGTGCTTCGGTGAGCGAGACGCTCGGGCGGGCGTTCAAGCTCAAGAACTGTTTCATCGACAAGCAGGACAGGGAGCTTTATGGCTACGCGGCGCTCATGGGCATGAGTGCGACGTTTTCGGCCCTGTTCTTCGCACCGCTGGGCGCCGTGTTCATGGTGCTCGAGCTCACGCGCTTCAGGAATCTGAGCCTCCCGCGATTCATCGCGATGATCGTCTCTGCCTTCATTGCCGCCTCCATCGCATATCCCTTTGGCATTGGTGACATCATCCCCCACGTTACCGTCTTGGACATGACCCCCGAGCTCGCGCTCTACACCGGCATCGTTGGCATAGTCTGTGGCATTCTTGGCGGTGTCTTTGGTCGTGCGCTGCGCTTTACGCGCAAGCTCCTTAAGGCGCATTTCAACAAACCCTATGTCACGGTTATCGTCTCGAGCCTCGTCATCGTCTGCCTCGTCTATGCCTTTGGCCTCTATGACTTCGAAGGCTCGGGCATGAACTTGCTCAAGCACGCGCTCGCGGGCTCGATCGGCACGTACGATTTCGCCATCAAGGCGGGCCTTGTCTTCATGGCGCTTGCCTTCGGTCTCAAAGGTGGCGAGATTATGCCCACGCTTGCCATTGGCGGTCTGATGGGCTGCTCGGTCGGCCAGCTCATCGGCATCGATGCCGCCTTCGCAGGCGCGCTGGGTGTCATCACCTTTTATGTGGGCATGTCACGCTGTCCCATCGCCGGCTTTTTCCTCGGTTGCGAGGTTTTCGGCTGGGGCATAGCTCCTTTTCTGACCATTGGTGTTATCTGCGCTCTCGTGGGCAATCGAGATTATGGCTATTACGGACACGGGCTTCTCTCCAAGGCGCATAGGCAGCTTGCCGCTCGCCATGCTGCAGCATCCGCTGGCACCCCGAATGATGCGGCTGAGCAGCGTTCACCAGAAAAATAG